Proteins encoded together in one Urocitellus parryii isolate mUroPar1 chromosome 3, mUroPar1.hap1, whole genome shotgun sequence window:
- the Zc3hav1l gene encoding zinc finger CCCH-type antiviral protein 1-like, translating into MADLTVCSFLTKVLCANGGRMFLQDLRGHVELSEAKLRDVLQRAGPERFLLQEVEMKEGLWDAEAEAAAGAGGAGSGGGASAWRVVAVSSARLCARYQRGECQACDQLHFCRRHMLGKCPHRDCWSTCTLSHDIHTPVNIQVLKNHGIFGLNEAQLRILLLQNDPCLLPEVCLLYNKGGDPLYGYCNLKDKCTKFHVCKAFVRGECKLQTCKRSHQLIHATALKLLQEQGLSIPSVVNFQIISAYKHMELHKMLENKDNSATECSQGLEKQRTQEARAGEGRPLVPLPAQSARKPCPGKP; encoded by the exons ATGGCAGACCTCACGGTGTGCTCCTTCCTCACCAAGGTGCTGTGCGCCAACGGCGGCCGTATGTTCCTGCAGGACCTGCGCGGCCACGTGGAGCTGTCGGAGGCGAAGCTCCGGGACGTGCTGCAGCGGGCCGGGCCCGAGCGCTTCCTGCTGCAGgaggtggagatgaaggaggGCCTCTGGGACGCCGAGGCGGAGGCGGCGGCGGGCGCGGGCGGCGcgggcagcggcggcggcgcCTCGGCCTGGAGGGTGGTGGCCGTGTCCTCCGCGCGCCTCTGCGCCCGCTACCAGCGCGGGGAGTGCCAGGCCTGCGACCAGCTGCACTTCTGCCGAcggcacatgctgggcaagtgccccCACCGCGACTGCTG GTCTACCTGTACCCTTTCTCATGATATCCACACACCTGTCAACATCCAAGTCCTGAAAAACCACGGGATTTTTGGCCTCAATGAAGCCCAGCTTCGGATCCTGCTTTTGCAGAATGACCCCTGCCTTTTGCCAGAG GTCTGTTTGCTGTACAACAAAGGTGGGGATCCCCTCTATGGTTACTGCAACCTCAAGGATAAATGCACCAAGTTCCACGTGTGCAAAGCCTTCGTCAGGGGAGAGTGCAAGCTGCAGACCTGCAAACGGTCTCATCAGCTCATTCATGCTACAGCCCTGAAGTTGCTCCAGGAGCAAGGACTGAGTATTCCAAGTGTCGTTAATTTTCAGATCATTTCTGCCTACAAGCATATGGAGCTGCACAAGATGCTTGAAAACAAAG atAACTCAGCTACTGAGTGTTCACAGGGCCTTGAAAAACAGAGAACAcaggaggccagggctggagAAGGCAGGCCTCTGGTCCCCCTCCCTGCTCAGTCAGCCAGGAAGCCCTGCCCAGGTAAACCGTGA